One Hordeum vulgare subsp. vulgare unplaced genomic scaffold, MorexV3_pseudomolecules_assembly, whole genome shotgun sequence DNA segment encodes these proteins:
- the LOC123419611 gene encoding 30S ribosomal protein S7, chloroplastic → MSRRGTAEKRTAKSDPIFRNRLVNMVVNRIMKDGKKSLAYQILYRAVKKIQQKTETNPLLVLRQAIRRVTPNIGVKTRRNKKGSTRKVPIEIGSKQGRALAIRWLLEASQKRPGRNMAFKLSSELVDAAKGSGGAIRKKEATHRMAEANRALAHFR, encoded by the coding sequence ATGTCACGTCGAGGTACTGCAGAAAAAAGAACTGCAAAATCCGATCCAATTTTTCGTAATCGATTAGTTAACATGGTGGTTAACCGTATTATGAAagacggaaaaaaatcattggctTATCAAATTCTCTATCGAGCCGTGAAAAAGATTCAACAAAAGACAGAAACAAATCCACTATTGGTTTTACGTCAAGCAATACGTAGAGTAACTCCCAATATAGGAGTAAAAACAAGACGTAATAAAAAAGGATCGACGCGGAAAGTTCCGATTGAAATAGGATCTAAACAAGGAAGAGCACTTGCCATTCGTTGGTTATTAGAAGCATCCCAAAAGCGTCCGGGTCGAAATATGGCTTTCAAATTAAGTTCCGAATTAGTAGATGCTGCCAAAGGGAGTGGGGGTGCCATACGCAAAAAGGAAGCGACTCATAGAATGGCAGAGGCAAATAGAGCTCTTGCACATTTTCGTTAA
- the LOC123419610 gene encoding NAD(P)H-quinone oxidoreductase subunit 2 B, chloroplastic-like → MIWHVQNENFILDSTRIFMKAFHLLLFNGSFIFPECILIFGLILLLMIDSTSDQKDRPWFYFISSTSLVISITALLFRWREEPIISFSGNFQTNNFNEIFQFLILLCSTLCIPLSVEYIECTEMAITEFLLFVLTATLGGMFLCGANDLITIFVAPECFSLCSYLLSGYTKRDLRSNEATMKYLLMGGASSSILVHGFSWLYGSSGGEIELQEIVNGLINTQMYNSPGISIALISITVGLGFKLSPAPFHQWTPDVYEGVWFVRQIPTSISISEVFGFCKTP, encoded by the coding sequence ATGATCTGGCATGTACAGAATGAAAACTTCATTCTCGATTCTACGAGAATTTTTATGAAAGCGTTTCATTTGCTTCTCTTCAATGGAAGTTTCATTTTCCCAGAATGTATCCTAATTTTTGGCCTAATTCTTCTTCTGATGATCGATTCAACCTCTGATCAAAAAGATAGACCTTGGTTCTATTTCATCTCTTCAACAAGTTTAGTAATAAGCATAACGGCCCTATTGTTCCGATGGAGAGAAGAACCTATAATTAGCTTTTCGGGAAATTTCCAAACGAACAATTTCAACGAAATCTTTCAATTTCTCATTTTATTATGTTCAACTTTATGTATTCCTCTATCCgtagagtacattgaatgtacagaAATGGCTATAACAGAGTTTCTGTTATTCGTATTAACAGCTACTCTAGGGGGAATGTTTTTATGTGGTGCTAACGATTTAATAACTATCTTTGTAGCTCCAGAATGTTTCAGTTTATGTTCCTACCTATTGTCTGGATATACCAAGAGAGATCTACGGTCTAATGAGGCTACTATGAAATATTTACTCATGGGTGGGGCAAGCTCTTCTATTCTGGTTCATGGTTTCTCTTGGCTATATGGTTCATCTGGGGGGGAGATCGAGCTTCAAGAAATTGTGAACGGTCTTATCAATACACAAATGTATAACTCCCCAGGAATTTCAATTGCGCTTATATCCATCACTGTAGGACTTGGGTTCAAGCTTTCCCCAGCCCCTTTTCATCAATGGACTCCTGACGTCTACGAAGGAGTGTGGTTCGTTCGACAAATTCCTACCTCTATATCTATCTCTGAGGTGTTTGGGTTTTGCAAAACTCCATAG
- the LOC123419613 gene encoding NAD(P)H-quinone oxidoreductase subunit 2 A, chloroplastic-like — MDSVLYIREEEARNPLFDSDSPTPVVAFLSVTSKVAASASATRILDIPFYFSSNEWHLLLEILAILSMILGNLLAITQTSMKRMLAYSSIGQIGYVIIGIIVGDSNDGYASMITYMLFYISMNLGTFACIVLFGLRTGTDNIRDYAGLYMKDPFLALSLALCLLSLGGLPPLAGFFGKLYLFWCGWQAGLYFLVSIGLLTSVLSIYYYLKIIKLLMTGRNQEITPYVRNYRRSPLRSNNSIELSMTVCVIASTIPGISMNPILAIAQDTLF; from the exons ATGGATTCGGTCTTATACATACGCGAGGAAG AAGCGAGGAATCCTCTTTTCGACTCTGACTCCCCCACTCCAGTCGTTGCTTTTCTTTCTGTTACTTCGAAagtagctgcttcagcttcagccacgcgaattctcgatattcctttttatttctcatcaaacgaatggcatcttcttctggaaatcctagctattcttagcatgattttgGGGAATCTCCTTGCTATTACTCAAACAAGCATGAAACGTATGCTTGCATATTCGTCCATAGGGCAAATCGGATATGTAATTATTGGAATAATTGTTGGAGACTCAAATGATGGATATGCAAGCATGATAACTTATATGCTGTTCTATATCTCCATGAATCTAGGAACTTTTGCTTGCATTGTATTATTTGGTCTACGTACCGGAACTGATAACATTCGAGATTATGCAGGATTATACATGAAAGATCCTTTTTTGGCTCTCTCTTTAGCCCTATGTCTCTTATCCCTAGGAGGCCTTCCTCCACTAGCAGGTTTCTTCGGAAAACTCTATCTATTCTGGTGTGGATGGCAAGCAGGCCTATATTTCTTGGTTTCAATAGGACTCCTTACGAGCGTTCTTTCTATCTACTATTATCTAAAAATAATCAAGTTATTAATGACTGGACGAAACCAAGAAATAACCCCTTATGTGCGAAATTATAGAAGATCCCCTTTAAGATCAAACAATTCCATCGAATTGAGTATGACTGTATGTGTGATAGCATCTACTATACCAGGAATATCAATGAACCCCATTCTTGCAATTGCTCAGGATACCCTCTTTTAG
- the LOC123419614 gene encoding 50S ribosomal protein L2, chloroplastic → MAEWLKRPTHNWRILNNTAKHLYKTPIPSTRKGTVDRQVKSNPRNNLIHGRHRCGKGRNSRGIITARHRGGGHKRLYRKIDFRRNQKDISGRIVTIEYDPNRNAYICLIHYGDGEKRYILHPRGAIIGDTIVSGTKVPISMGNALPLTDMPLGTAMHNIEITRGRGGQLARAAGAVAKLIAKEGKSATLRLPSGEVRLVSQNCLATVGQVGNVGVNQKSLGRAGSKCWLGKRPVVRGVVMNPVDHPHGGGEGKAPIGRKKPTTPWGYPALGRRTRKRKKYSDSFILRRRK, encoded by the exons ATGGCTGAATGGTTAAAGCGCCCAACTCATAATTG GAGAATACTTAATAATACGGCGAAACATTTATACAAAACACCTATCCCGAGCACACGCAAGGGAACCGTAGACAGGCAAGTGAAATCCAATCCACGAAATAATTTGATCCATGGACGGCACCGTTGTGGTAAAGGTCGTAATTCCAGAGGAATCATTACCGCAAGGCATAGAGGGGGAGGTCATAAGCGCCTATACCGTAAAATAGATTTTCGACGGAATCAAAAAGACATATCTGGTAGAATCGTAACCATAGAATACGACCCTAATCGAAATGCATACATTTGTCTCATACACTATGGGGATGGTGAGAAGAGATATATTTTACATCCCAGAGGGGCTATAATTGGAGATACTATTGTTTCTGGTACAAAAGTTCCTATATCAATGGGAAATGCCCTACCTTTGA CCGATATGCCCTTAGGCACGGCCATGCATAACATAGAAATCACACGTGGAAGGGGTGGGCAATTAGCTAGAGCAGCAGGTGCTGTAGCGAAACTCATTGCAAAAGAGGGTAAATCGGCCACTTTAAGATTACCATCTGGGGAGGTCCGTTTAGTATCCCAAAATTGCTTAGCAACAGTCGGACAAGTGGGTAATGTTGGGGTGAACCAAAAAAGTTTGGGTAGAGCCGGATCTAAGTGTTGGCTAGGTAAACGCCCCGTAGTAAGAGGGGTAGTTATGAACCCTGTGGACCACCCCCATGGGGGCGGTGAAGGGAAAGCTCCCATTGGTAGAAAAAAACCCACAACCCCTTGGGGTTATCctgcgcttggaagaagaactaggaaaaggaaaaaatatagcGATAGTTTTATTCTTCGTCGCCGTAAGTAA